The following proteins are encoded in a genomic region of Micrococcaceae bacterium Sec5.8:
- a CDS encoding methyltransferase domain-containing protein, which yields MTEHEHSEQDSNASAAQVWDEKYRSRARIWSGEPNAQLIAEAAALPAGAALDLGCGEGADAIWLASRGWTVTAVDVSAVALERAEAHARDRGQSGNITWVLQDLATWVPDELFDLVTAQFLHSTVMPWQQALQLAAAAVRTGGALLIVGHHPDGLPPWTEHHDHAPDRFYTAETLARELGIEAPEWRLDVVDTRHRSVTGPDGEAADLTDAVLRATRLAAH from the coding sequence ATGACCGAGCACGAACACTCCGAACAGGACAGCAACGCCAGCGCCGCCCAGGTGTGGGACGAGAAATACCGCAGCCGGGCCCGAATTTGGAGCGGTGAGCCGAACGCGCAACTCATAGCGGAGGCCGCGGCCCTTCCCGCTGGCGCAGCCCTGGATCTGGGATGCGGCGAAGGCGCCGACGCCATCTGGCTCGCGAGCCGCGGATGGACAGTCACCGCCGTCGACGTCTCCGCCGTCGCCCTGGAACGCGCCGAAGCCCACGCGCGCGACCGCGGCCAGAGCGGGAACATCACCTGGGTCCTGCAGGATCTCGCCACCTGGGTACCGGATGAGCTCTTCGACCTGGTGACGGCACAGTTCCTGCATTCCACCGTGATGCCCTGGCAGCAGGCCCTGCAGCTGGCTGCCGCCGCCGTGCGGACCGGGGGAGCATTGTTGATTGTGGGCCACCACCCGGACGGGCTCCCGCCGTGGACCGAGCATCACGACCACGCCCCGGACCGGTTCTACACAGCCGAAACCCTTGCCCGTGAGCTGGGAATTGAGGCGCCCGAATGGCGGCTCGACGTCGTCGACACCAGGCACCGCAGCGTCACCGGGCCCGACGGCGAGGCCGCTGACCTGACAGACGCCGTGCTGCGCGCCACCCGCCTCGCCGCGCACTGA